Proteins encoded together in one Astyanax mexicanus isolate ESR-SI-001 chromosome 10, AstMex3_surface, whole genome shotgun sequence window:
- the uba2 gene encoding SUMO-activating enzyme subunit 2, whose translation MVQLVGPLSKELADSVSSCKILVVGAGGIGCELLKNLVLTGFKNIEVIDLDTIDVSNLNRQFLFQKKHVGKSKAQVAKESVLRFCPSANITAYHDSIMNPDYNVEFFRSFQLVMNALDNRAARNHVNRMCLAADIPLIESGTAGYLGQVTVIKKGVTECYECQPKPTQKTFPGCTIRNTPSEPIHCIVWAKYLFNQLFGEEDADQEVSPDTADPEAAWNPEDTAARATASDQDGDIKRVSTKDWARSTGYDPVKLFNKLFKDDIMYLLTMDKLWKKRKAPVPLDWAEMLQLANPQDEGCGTGLKDQQVLNVGGYSRLFQHSVETLRSQLADKGDGAELVWDKDDPPAMDFVTAAANLRMHIFSMNMKSRFDVKSMAGNIIPAIATTNAVIAGLIVLEALKVLNSDIQQCRTIFLNKQPNPRKKLLVPCALDRPNPNCYVCASKPEVTVKLNVHKTIVQALQDKILKEKFGMVAPDVQIEDGKGTILISSEEGETEANNGKMLSDFGIRNGSRLQADDFLQDYTLLVNVLHSEELPKDVEFEVVGDAPDKAPPSKAPEEEKSITNGNKDSAQPSTSSKAVVEEDDLLIVDSDEEPSSSTADVSTETSSLKRKHQDAETGEAASKRKRLDQQSADDDDDIIALD comes from the exons ATCGACCTGGACACGATTGATGTCAGCAACCTCAACAGGCAGTTCCTCTTTCAGAAGAAGCATGTGGGCAAGTCCAAAGCACAG GTTGCCAAAGAAAGTGTTCTTCGCTTCTGTCCATCTGCCAATATAACAGCCTACCATGACAGCATCATGAA CCCAGACTACAATGTGGAATTCTTCAGAAGTTTCCAGCTGGTCATGAATGCCCTGGATAACAGAG CGGCCCGCAATCATGTGAACAGGATGTGTTTGGCTGCTGATATTCCTCTAATCGAGAGTGGTACAGCAGGATACCTCGGCCAGGTCACTGTGATCAAGAAG GGAGTGACAGAGTGCTACGAGTGCCAACctaaacccacacagaagaccttCCCTGGCTGCACTATACGCAATACCCCGTCTGAACCCATCCACTGCATTGTGTGGGCCAAATACCTCTTTAA TCAGCTTTTTGGAGAAGAGGATGCAGATCAGGAGGTGTCCCCAGACACGGCTGACCCTGAGGCTGCAT ggAATCCTGAAGACACAGCCGCACGAGCTACAGCCTCTGATCAGGATGGAGATATCAAACGTGTTTCTACCAAAGACTGGGCTCGCTCCACAGGCTATGACCCTGTCAAACTCTTCAACAAG CTCTTCAAAGATGACATCATGTATTTGTTGACTATGGATAAACTGTGGAAGAAGAGGAAAGCCCCAGTACCCCTGGACTGGGCTGAAATGCTGCAACTTG CAAACCCACAGGATGAGGGGTGTGGAACAGGGCTGAAAGATCAGCAGGTGCTTAATGTAGGTGGATACTCCAGGCTGTTTCAGCACAGTGTGGAGACCCTCCGATCCCAGCTGGCAGACAAAGGGGATGGAGCTGAACTTGTCTGGGACAAG GATGATCCTCCAGCCATGGACTTTGTGACTGCAGCAGCTAACCTGCGCATGCATATCTTCAGCATGAACATGAAAAGCCGCTTTGACGTcaaat CCATGGCTGGAAACATCATCCCTGCCATCGCCACCACTAATGCTGTCATTGCCGGTCTGATCGTGCTTGAGGCACTAAAAGTTCTGAACTCGGACATCCAGCAGTGCCGCACG ATTTTCCTGAATAAGCAGCCGAACCCCAGGAAGAAGCTGCTGGTCCCGTGTGCCCTTGACCGACCCAATCCCAACTGCTATGTCTGTGCCAGCAAACCTGAAGTAACGGTCAAACTCAACGTGCATAAAACCATTGTACAGGCTCTACAAGATAAA atATTGAAGGAAAAGTTTGGCATGGTGGCCCCTGATGTGCAGATAGAAGATGGAAAGGGTACGATCCTCATCTCTTCAGAGGAAGGAGAGACAGAAG CAAACAACGGCAAGATGCTGTCAGATTTTGGGATTCGGAACGGCAGCCGCCTTCAAGCTGATGATTTCCTCCAGGATTACACTCTCCTGGTTAATGTACTGCACAG TGAGGAACTGCCAAAGGATGTAGAGTTTGAAGTTGTTGGGGACGCCCCTGACAAAGCTCCACCCTCTAAAGCACCAGAGGAGGAGAAGAGCATCACCAATGGCAACAAAGACTCCGCCCAGCCCTCTACCTCATCTAAAG CTGTGGTTGAAGAAGATGACCTCCTCATCGTGGACTCTGATGAAGAACCGTCCTCCAGCACTGCAGATGTTTCCACAGAGACCAGCAGCCTAAAGAGGAAGCACCAGGACGCAGAAACGGGTGAAGCCGCGTCCAAGCGCAAACGCCTTGACCAGCAGTCTGCAGACGACGATGATGACATCATCGCTCTAGACTAG